A genomic window from Gossypium hirsutum isolate 1008001.06 chromosome D10, Gossypium_hirsutum_v2.1, whole genome shotgun sequence includes:
- the LOC107937765 gene encoding protein RTF1 homolog produces MADLENLLLEAAGRTGTGGRNRHSLPPSRRRREGSYSDGGSDSRDDDSDDDHGYASRKPSGSQVPLKKRLDPAERDDDQGSQEEGDYNDAGSGRERDSSDESDVGDDLYKNEEDRRQLAQLTELEREMILSERADKRGDKKFTEKIRSKRENDRPSRSQRETPPLPSSRGVRSSARSADRAAAKDDALNELRAKRLKQQDPEAHRKLRDASRGSSGNRGLSPVKRKPFTASSLSSSSQSESESRSNSEDEGSTGDGGMVDSEDERGTWGPNGPTFNDIKEITIRRSKLAKWLMEPFFEELIVGCFVRVGIGRSKTGAIYRLCMVRNVDATDPDRTYKLENKTTYKYLNVVWGNESSAARWQMAMISDSPPLEEEFRQLIREVERSGGRMPSKQDVLEKKEVLQKAKTFVYSAATVKQMLQEKKSSSSRPLNVAAEKDRLRRDLEIAQSKHDDAEVERIKKRLQQLEASRQSQEKDAKAVRLAEMNRKNRVENFKNASGLKPVNTGLKAGEAGYDPFSRRWTRSRNYYNAKAPGGDAAAVSNGDTNGAIGSGNGNDAGAAAAEAGRAATAAALQEAAGAGKLVDTNAPVDEGTESNMLHDFELPISLDVLRKFGGHEGAVAGFMARKQRIEATVGCRVPENDGRRHALTLTVSDYKRRRGLL; encoded by the coding sequence ATGGCAGACTTAGAAAATTTGCTTCTTGAGGCAGCGGGAAGAACTGGTACTGGAGGAAGGAACCGGCACTCCCTTCCACCATCTAGAAGGCGACGTGAAGGTTCATATTCAGATGGGGGAAGTGACTCTAGGGATGATGATTCGGATGATGATCATGGGTATGCAAGTAGAAAACCGTCTGGTTCACAAGTTCCATTGAAGAAGAGGTTAGACCCTGCTGAAAGAGATGATGATCAGGGCAGTCAGGAAGAAGGTGATTATAATGATGCTGGTTCTGGTCGAGAGCGTGACAGCAGTGATGAATCTGATGTTGGTGACGATCTTTACAAGAATGAGGAAGACAGGAGACAGCTTGCGCAGTTGACTGAACTGGAAAGAGAAATGATTCTGTCGGAACGAGCAGATAAGAGAGGTGATAAGAAATTTACTGAGAAGATTAGATCGAAGCGGGAAAACGATAGGCCTAGCCGGTCACAGAGAGAGACTCCACCTCTTCCTTCTTCTCGTGGAGTGCGGTCATCGGCTAGATCTGCGGATAGGGCTGCTGCTAAAGATGATGCTCTGAATGAGTTGAGAGCAAAACGGCTGAAGCAGCAGGATCCAGAGGCACATCGTAAGTTGAGAGATGCATCTAGAGGCAGCTCTGGCAACCGGGGCTTATCACCAGTCAAGAGGAAACCCTTCACTGCATCAAGTCTAAGTAGCTCTAGTCAGAGTGAGAGTGAAAGCAGGTCAAACAGTGAAGACGAAGGGTCAACTGGGGATGGCGGAATGGTTGATAGTGAGGATGAGAGGGGCACATGGGGGCCAAATGGGCCAACATTTAATGACATTAAGGAAATTACTATCAGAAGGTCAAAACTTGCAAAATGGTTAATGGAGCCATTTTTCGAAGAGTTGATTGTGGGTTGTTTTGTAAGAGTCGGCATTGGAAGGTCAAAAACTGGCGCTATCTACAGGCTCTGCATGGTCAGGAATGTTGATGCCACGGATCCTGATCGGACATACAAACTAGAGAACAAGACAACATATAAGTACTTGAATGTGGTTTGGGGAAATGAAAGCTCCGCTGCCAGGTGGCAGATGGCTATGATTTCAGACTCCCCACCGCTAGAGGAGGAGTTTAGACAATTAATTAGGGAGGTGGAGCGAAGTGGAGGCCGGATGCCGAGCAAGCAAGATGTGCTTGAAAAGAAAGAAGTGTTACAGAAGGCCAAAACTTTTGTCTACTCAGCAGCTACCGTAAAGCAGATGTTGCAGGAGAAAAAGTCCAGTTCATCTAGACCGTTAAATGTTGCAGCTGAGAAGGACCGACTGAGAAGGGACCTAGAAATTGCACAAAGCAAGCATGATGATGCAGAGGTTGAGAGGATTAAGAAGAGACTGCAGCAACTAGAGGCTTCCCGGCAGTCACAGGAGAAAGATGCCAAGGCTGTTAGGTTGGCTGAGATGAACCGAAAGAACAGAGTTGAGAATTTCAAAAATGCATCCGGATTGAAACCTGTAAATACTGGTTTAAAAGCAGGGGAAGCTGGGTATGATCCATTTTCGAGGAGGTGGACTAGATCAAGGAACTACTATAATGCAAAGGCTCCTGGAGGAGATGCAGCAGCGGTATCTAATGGTGACACAAACGGTGCAATTGGCAGTGGAAATGGCAACGATGCAGGGGCTGCTGCTGCTGAGGCTGGCAGGGCAGCCACAGCAGCTGCCTTGCAAGAAGCTGCAGGTGCGGGGAAATTGGTTGACACAAATGCCCCTGTCGATGAAGGGACGGAATCTAACATGCTACATGACTTTGAGCTTCCAATCTCATTGGACGTGCTTCGGAAGTTCGGCGGTCACGAGGGCGCGGTGGCTGGATTCATGGCCAGGAAACAAAGGATAGAAGCAACCGTCGGATGCCGAGTTCCCGAGAATGATGGAAGGAGACATGCTCTTACCTTGACAGTTAGTGACTACAAGAGAAGAAGAGGTCTCCTTTAg
- the LOC107937767 gene encoding RNA polymerase II C-terminal domain phosphatase-like 1, whose protein sequence is MSMYKSVVCRGDEVLGEVEIYPQQQQLREEEEEYGGKITVMEEEMKEIRIGYLTQGSERCPPLAVLHTITSTGICFKMESSKDNNYSSSFQDTPPLHLLHSECIRDNKTAVMPMGDCELHLVAMYSRNSDRPCFWGFNVARGLYDSCLVMLNLRCLGIVFDLDETLVVANTMRSFEDRIEALQRKMNTEVDTQRAAGMMAEIKRYQDDKAILKQYAENDQVVENGKVIKVQSEIVQPLSDNHQPIIRPLIRLQEKNIILTRINPQIRDTSVLVRLRPAWEDLRSYLTARGRKRFEVYVCTMAERDYALEMWRLLDPESNLINSKELLDRIVCVKSGLRKSLFNVFQDGICHPKMALVIDDRLKVWDEKDQPRVHVVPAFAPYFAPQAEANNTIPVLCVARNVACNVRGGFFREFDEGLLQKIPEISYEDDIKDIPSPPDVGNYLVSEDDTSTSTANKDPPIFDGMADAEVERRLKEAISAASTVSSASINLDPRLASSLQFTMPSSSSVPLLAVQSSMASYPNMQFPQAAQVIKPVAPVVSPEPSLQSSPAREEGEVPESELDPDTRRRLLILQHGQDTRDHTPPEPAFPPARPAMQVPVSRAQSRGSWFSSDEEMSPRQLNRAVPKEFPLDSERMHMEKHRGPPFFPKVESPLPSERLLRENQRLPKEALHRDDRLGLNHTPSSYHSFPGEEMPLGRSSSSHKDLDFESGRTIPSGETPAGVLQDIAMKCGAKVEFRPALVASMDLQFSIEAWFAGEKVGEGTGRTRREAQRQAAEDSIKSLANTYLSRIKPDTGSTQGDLSRSANTNENGFPGNLNLYGNQQSSKEESMPFSNAPELSRLLDPRLEGSRRSMGSVTALKELCMMEGLGVVFQAQPPASNTLQKDEVYAQVEVDGQVLGKGTGFTWEEAKMQAAEKALGSLRSMLGQFTQKRQGSPRSLQDMPSKRLKPEFPRVLHRMPSSGRYHKNAPPVP, encoded by the exons ATGAGTATGTACAAATCGGTTGTGTGTCGAGGGGATGAAGTGTTGGGGGAGGTTGAGATTTATCCACAACAGCAGCAGCtaagggaagaagaagaagaatatggGGGAAAAATAACGGTGATGGAAGAAGAAATGAAGGAAATCAGGATAGGATATTTGACGCAAGGCAGTGAGAGATGTCCACCACTGGCAGTGTTGCATACCATTACTAGTACTGGGATTTGCTTCAAAAtggaatcatcaaaggacaacaACTACTCATCTTCATTTCAAGACACGCCTCCGCTTCATCTTTTGCACTCCGAATGTATCAGAGACAACAAG ACTGCAGTAATGCCTATGGGAGATTGTGAGCTCCATTTGGTTGCAATGTATTCTAGGAATAGCGATAGGCCCTGTTTCTGGGGATTCAATGTTGCAAGGGGACTCTATGATTCTTGTCTTGTCATGTTGAACCTAAGATGTTTAGGAATTGTATTCGATCTGGATGAAACTCTAGTTGTTGCAAATACAATGCGGTCATTCGAGGACAGAATAGAGGCTTTGCAGCGAAAGATGAACACCGAGGTTGATACACAACGTGCTGCAGGTATGATGGCCGAGATTAAGCGTTATCAAGATGATAAGGCCATATTAAAGCAATACGCAGAGAATGATCAAGTTGTTGAAAATGGGAAGGTGATTAAGGTTCAGTCTGAGATTGTTCAACCCTTGTCTGATAATCACCAACCTATTATTCGACCTCTCATTCGATTACAAGAGAAAAACATAATTTTGACACGCATCAATCCACAG ATTCGTGATACTAGTGTTCTTGTGAGACTGAGACCTGCATGGGAGGATCTGCGAAGCTACTTGACTGCAAGAGGGCGTAAACGGTTTGAGGTTTATGTTTGTACAATGGCTGAAAGAGATTATGCTTTGGAAATGTGGAGACTTCTTGATCCTGAGTcaaatttgataaattcaaaagAATTGTTGGATCGTATTGTCTGTGTCAAGTCTG GTTTGAGGAAATCATTATTCAATGTCTTTCAAGATGGCATATGCCATCCCAAAATGGCATTGGTTATTGATGATCGCTTAAAAGTTTGGGATGAGAAGGATCAGCCTCGTGTGCACGTTGTTCCTGCATTTGCTCCATATTTTGCTCCTCAAGCTGAG GCAAATAATACTATTCCAGTTTTGTGCGTTGCGAGAAATGTTGCCTGCAATGTTAGAGGTGGTTTTTTCAG AGAATTTGATGAAGGCCTTCTGCAAAAAATTCCTGAAATTTCATATGAAGATGATATTAAAGATATTCCTTCGCCTCCTGATGTGGGCAACTATTTGGTCTCTGAG GATGACACTTCTACTTCGACCGCAAACAAAGATCCACCTATATTTGATGGCATGGCAGATGCTGAGGTTGAAAGAAGACTAAAG GAGGCAATTTCAGCAGCGTCAACAGTCTCTTCAGCAAGCATTAACCTAGATCCAAGGCTGGCTTCTTCTCTTCAGTTCACCATGCCATCTTCTAGTTCAGTTCCATTGTTGGCAGTTCAGTCATCAATGGCATCATATCCGAACATGCAGTTTCCTCAGGCAGCACAAGTGATTAAACCAGTGGCTCCTGTTGTTTCCCCAGAACCAAGCTTGCAAAGTTCCCCGGCTAGAGAAGAAGGTGAGGTTCCAGAATCAGAATTGGATCCTGATACAAGGAGGAGGCTTCTGATATTGCAACATGGGCAAGATACCAGAGATCACACACCACCTGAACCTGCATTTCCCCCTGCGAGACCCGCAATGCAAGTTCCAGTTTCACGTGCTCAATCACGTGGAAGTTGGTTTTCTTCTGATGAGGAGATGAGCCCACGGCAACTGAACCGAGCAGTTCCCAAAGAATTTCCTTTAGATTCTGAGCGAATGCATATGGAGAAGCATCGGGGTCCTCCTTTTTTCCCTAAGGTTGAGAGTCCTCTTCCATCAGAGAGACTTCTTCGTGAAAATCAAAGATTACCAAAAGAG GCACTTCATAGAGATGATCGTCTGGGGTTAAACCATACACCGTCTAGTTATCATTCTTTTCCAG GTGAGGAGATGCCCCTTGGTCGATCATCTTCTAGTCATAAGGATCTTGACTTTGAATCTGGACGAACTATTCCAAGTGGAGAAACTCCAGCCGGAGTTTTACAAGATATTGCCATGAAGTGCGGAGCCAAG GTGGAATTCAGACCAGCTTTGGTTGCTAGCATGGACCTGCAATTCTCCATTGAG GCTTGGTTTGCTGGGGAGAAAGTTGGTGAAGGAACTGGGAGAACAAGAAGAGAAGCGCAACGTCAGGCTGCAGAGGATTCTATAAAAAGCTTAGCTA ATACATATTTGTCACGAATTAAGCCTGATACTGGGTCTACACAAGGGGATTTAAGTAGGTCGGCCAACACAAATGAGAATGGCTTTCCTGGTAATTTGAATTTGTATGGGAACCAGCAATCCTCTAAAGAGGAATCTATGCCATTTTCAAATGCACCGGAACTGTCTAGGCTTCTTGATCCAAGGCTAGAAGGCTCCAGGAGATCTATGGGTTCAGTCACTGCACTTAAAGAACTA TGCATGATGGAGGGCCTTGGGGTAGTTTTTCAAGCACAGCCTCCTGCATCTAATACATTGCAGAAAGATGAAGTATACGCACAG GTTGAAGTAGATGGGCAGGTTTTAGGAAAAGGGACTGGTTTCACATGGGAAGAGGCTAAGATGCAG GCTGCTGAAAAGGCCCTTGGAAGTCTAAGATCAATGCTCGGTCAATTTACTCAGAAACGTCAAGGTTCTCCAAG GTCATTGCAAGATATGCCAAGTAAACGCCTAAAGCCTGAGTTTCCACGTGTTCTACACCGGATGCCCTCTTCTGGTAGATATCACAAGAATGCTCCTCCGGTTCCTTGA